Proteins encoded together in one Psilocybe cubensis strain MGC-MH-2018 chromosome 8, whole genome shotgun sequence window:
- a CDS encoding Laccase-4 encodes MSRFLIVERLTALGDMKEVHQSYALGSMSFQENATDSVDGINHVPRTVDGFDIHAGQRYSVILNANKPVKNYWIRAPMELQHDSDNDNLDPENVYAVLHYEGASASEPTTKAKGSVDNLLKEHELVPLENPGAPGGNSPASRTIDLSFTRSTVNGELQWTVNGIKYHPPTVPTLLNIIANGFTSENDFATSEHTYVINKNDIVDLVIHGSAN; translated from the exons ATGAGCCG ATTCCTGATTGTGGAACGATTAACGGCGTTGGGAGATATGAAGGAGGTCCATCAGTCGTACGCCCTCGGATCAATGTCATTTCAGGAAAACGCTACCGATTCC GTAGACGGCATCAATCATGTTCCCCGCACGGTCGACGGATTTGATATTCACGCCGGCCAACGTTATTCCGTGATTCTAAACGCTAATAAGCCTGTTAAAAATTATTGGATTAGGGCCCCAATGGAGCTTCAGCATGATAGCGATAATGATAACC TTGACCCTGAGAATGTCTATGCGGTTTTGCACTACGAGGGAGCTTCTGCCTCCGAACCTACGACCAAAGCTAAAGGAAGCGTTGATAACCTCCTGAAGGAGCACGAGCTGGTCCCCTTGGAGAATCCTGGCGCACCAGGCGGGAACAGTCCAGCTTCCCGGACAATTGATCTGTCGTTCACTCGCTCTACGGTCAACGGCGAGCTTCAG TGGACGGTAAATGGGATCAAATATCACCCTCCGACCGTTCCGACCCTCCTGAACATTATCGCCAATGGCTTTACCAGCGAGAATGATTTCGCAACATCAGAACACACATATGTCATCAATAAAAACGATATAGTTGATCTGGTGATACACGGATCTGCAAATG
- a CDS encoding Oligopeptide transporter 3, whose translation MSQISSPLEGNLPTHEEVIAHAAPEYSNEKAYYGDDKEVEIAKIDSMSIGEVFSDGPRLIDLGEDGKERPIETDADYSMRLISLDDDPSLPIWTFRMWFLSLGLSCFGAVLGQIFYFRPQAVQVSQLFLQIISYVMGKAMEEIIPGPGNKSRFRTKNNTFWRFMNPGPFNIKEHIAITIMATTASSSALAISIFAAQDLYYNVRPNAAVGIFTLIGSQLIGYGTAGVMRSFLVYPTFAVYPQLMPTVQLFDALHRGQEAIMQRKRLRFFWIIFVAIFVWEWFPEYIAPTLTGISIFCLANQKNAWFTRIFGGAAGNEGLGVFSICFDWAYVGAGGGSIGSLFTPLSTQLSLYGGTAVCIIAFCACYARNTWNTQNFPFLTQLLYYENGTEYDQLSILNDDFTLNPDKLAAQGLPWYAASQLLYKVSRTMYIGAAITHFFLWHSKTIYKIISEYRTSECPDPHYQKMKIYKEISNWWYFAIFVATTGIALGTTYAAKSGLPWWALFVALIFAWMFVPIIGTLNATVGYAPSIENMVQMLGGALVPGKPVANMYFTMYGYNPVVQSLNLLRDLKLGQYCKLPPRVTFTVQIIGTIIGGLLNFVIMKTVVSAQRDVLRSVQGTNVWSGQQVQSYNSAAIAWGALGKPLYATGTRYGFVPYMLLVGLGFPIPFWLLHRKYPKVGFNLVFTPVLVAELGILSVGINSSVFTSFLLAVFSQYYLRKYRATWFRKYNFLLSAALDGGTSIMVFVYTFAVGGGSGKVIPFPNWALNPKGNPDYCKRLT comes from the exons ATGTCTCAGATATCATCACCACTCGAAGGCAACTTGCCTACTCATGAGGAGGTTATTGCTCATGCTGCACCGGAATATTCGAACGAAAAGGCCTACTATGGAGACGATAAAGAAGTTGAGATAGCGAAAATAGACTCTATGTCTATCGGGGAAGTCTTTTCTGACGGTCCACGGCTTATTGATCTtggtgaagatggaaaggagAGGCCCATTG AAACTGACGCTGACTACTCAATGCGCTTGATATCACTCGATGATGATCCTAGTCTTCCGATATGGACCTTCCGGATGTGGTTCCTCTCCCTCGGGCTGTCGTGCTTTGGTGCTGTACTGGGTCAAATATTT TACTTTCGCCCTCAAGCG GTTCAAGTTAGCCAGCTCTTTTTACAGATTATATCCTATGTGATGGGCAAG GCAATGGAAGAGATAATACCAGGCCCTGGAAATAAATCAAGATTCAGGACAAAAAACAACACATTTTGGAG gttcATGAATCCGGGCCCATTTA ATATCAAAGAGCATATAGCCATTACTATCATGGCAACGACTGCGTCTTCCTCAGCTCTGGCAATTAGCATTTTTGCAGCTCAAGATTTATACTATAACGTTCGACCGAACGCCGCTGTGGGCATATTCAC GTTGATTGGTTCACAGTTGATTGGATATGGAACGGCCG GCGTAATGAGGAGTTTCTTGGTATATCCTACCTTTGCCGTGTATCCGCAGCTTATGCCAACTGTCCAACTCTTTGATGCCCTTCATCGAGGACAAGAGGCAATCATGCAAAGAAAGCGCTTACGATTTTTCTGGATCATTTTTGTTGCTATCTTCGTTTGGGAATGGTTCCCT GAATATATTGCCCC AACGCTCACTGGCATTAGCATCTTCTGTCTAGCGAACCAAAAAAATGCTTGGTTCACTCGTATATTTG GTGGGGCGGCAGGAAATGAAGGCCTTGGAGTGTTCTCCATTTGTTTCGATTGGGCATACGTGGGAGCAGGTGGTGGCTCAATCGGGTCGTTGTTCACACCATTATCAACCCAGCTCTCCTTGTATGGAGGTACGGCCGTCTGCAT AATTGCTTTTTGTGCATGCTATGCAAGGAATACATGGAACACTCAGAATTTCCCGTTCCTGACGCAATTGCTATATTATGAGAACG GAACGGAATATGATCAACTGTCTATCCTGAACGATGATTTTACTTTGAACCCCGATAAGCTGGCCGCTCAA GGGCTTCCGTGGTATGCGGCATCACAATTATTGTACAAGGTCAGCAGGACGATGTATATAGGCG CCGCTATTACACATTTCTTCCTTTGGCATTCCAAGACCATCTACAAGATTATAAGCGAATATCGA ACATCTGAATGTCCTGACCCCCATTACCAGAAGATGAAG ATTTACAAGGAGATTTCGAATTGGTGGTACTTTGCCATTTTTGTCGCTACGACGGGAATCGCTCTCGGAACGACATATGCGGCAAAGTCAGGTCTTCCTTGGTGGGCACTTTTTGTTGCACTGATTTTTGCATGGATGTTTGTGCCAATCATCGGAACG CTCAATGCAACTGTGGGTTACGCACCGAGTATTGAAAATATGGTTCAG ATGTTAGGCGGTGCATTAGTCCCAGGGAAACCAGTGGCAAACATGTATTTCACGATGTATGGATACAATCCCGTTGTTCAGTCACTTAATCTTCTCCGGGACCTGAAACTG GGGCAATATTGTAAACTACCGCCGAGGGTGACTTTCACAGTGCAAATTATTGGGACAATCATT GGCGGTTTATTAAACTTCGTAATCATGAAG aCTGTAGTCAGCGCTCAACGAGATGTTCTGCGAAGTGTTCAGGGAACCAATGTATGGTCTGGACAACAG GTTCAATCTTACAACAGTGCTGCGATTGCTTGGGGAGCGCTTGGAAAGCCTCTTTACGCGACGGGTACTCGATATGGT TTTGTGCCCTACATGCTTTTGGTTGGCCTTGGATTCCCAATTCCATTCTGGCTACTGCATCGGAAGTACCCCAAGGTTGGCTTCAATCTTGTCTTTACTCCGGTCCTTGTCG CTGAACTCGGTATTTTGAGCGTCGGAATTAACTCCAGCGTCTTCACGTCCTTCTTGTTGGCTGTCTTCTCTCAGTACTACCTTCGCAA ATATCGAGCAACATGGTTCAGAAAGTACAA CTTCCTTCTTAGCGCTGCCCTTGACGGGGGAACATCA ATCATGGTGTTTGTGTACACCTTCGCCGTAGGAGGTGGTAGCGGCAAGGTTATTCCATTCCCTAACTGGGCATTG AACCCTAAAGGAAATCCGGATTATTGTAAAAGATTAACGTGA
- a CDS encoding L-amino acid amidase, translating to MMSETTGFVEFVVSNKVFQTWYKVVGDLSSSRRRPLVVLHGGPGLTHDYMLPHRKLSEEGIPVVFFDQLGSGKSSHYREAPIDFWKPELFADQLDGLVQHLKISDNFDLLGHSWGGFLAAYYAANRPHSGYRSLILANAPASIHLLEKGLNLHLDQFPKEFADMMRRHESENTTNSPEYSKGISQFVSKHLCSLSPWPQELRDSFAANGKDPTVSNSMMGPYQFKITGTLRPYSTIDQLGNIKVSTLVIHSPLDEVHQIAIQPFLKHIQRCELQELRNSTHLPMFEEPDRYFATLSSFLSKNA from the exons ATGATGAGCGAGACAACAGGGTTTGTAGAGTTTGTAGTCTCAAACAAAGTATTCCAGACATGGTACAAGGTAGTTGGGGACCTTTCAAGCTCGAGACGACGGCCATTAGTCGTACTACATGGTGGCCCTGGCCTAACACATGACTATATGTT GCCTCACCGCAAACTCTCAGAGGAAGG TATACCTGTGGTTTTCTTCGACCAGCTTGGCAGTGGAAAATCGTCTCATTATCGCGAAGCTCCCATCGACTTCTGGAAACCTGAGCTATTTGCGGATCAGCTCGATGGTCTAGTTCAACATTTAAAAATTAGCGACAACTTTGATCTTTTGGGTCACTCCTGGGGAG GCTTTTTAGCTGCATATTATGCCGCCAATCGACCTCACAGTGGCTATCGCTCTTTAATTCTGGCAAATGCACCCGCATCAATCCATCTTCTTGAAAAGGGCCTCAACCTTCACCTTGACCAGTTTCCAAAAGAATTTGCAGATATGATGCGGAGACACGAATCAGAGAATACCACCAACTCTCCCGAATACTCCAAGGGGATATCacagtttgtatcaaaacaTCTTTGTTCTCTGAGTCCCTGGCCGCAGGAGCTCAGAGATTCATTTGCTGCGAACGGGAAAGATCCAACCGTTTCTAATTCCAT GATGGGCCCGTATCAATTCAAGATAACTGGCACTCTGCGCCCGTACTCGACAATCGATCAGCTGGGTAACATCAAAGTCTCAACTCTGGTGATTCATTCTCCCTTGGACGAAGTACATCAAATTGCCATACAGCCATTTTTAAAGCATATCCAGCGTTGTGAACTACAAGAGCTACGTAATAGCACCCATCTACCCATGTTCGAGGAACCCGACAG GTACTTCGCAACATTGTCATCTTTTCTTTCGAAGAACGCATAA
- a CDS encoding L-amino acid amidase — MSEEHTGKVDFKVGSDTFQTWYKIYGDLKSSAKRPLVILHGGPGMTHHYMLPHKSLYFKAGIPVVFYDQLGNGESSHCKGVSPDFWTPELFMDELDNLLKALKINDDFDLLGQSWGGMLAGHYAAARSPPGLKRLIIANSPASMALTQEGTAKLLDKFPPEFVAMVRKHEAEGTCESPEYQAATMQFYQKHICTLNPWPEELNASFGAVAQNPTVYSTMVGPSEFNVIGSLKTWSIVDILHKITNQTLLISSPEDEIQECAVLPFFTQIPKVKWVELQNSTHLAMFEEPERYIGVILNFLENTSA; from the exons ATGTCTGAGGAACACACAGGCAAGGTCGACTTCAAAGTTGGCTCTGATACTTTTCAGACATGGTACAAGATCTACGGCGACCTCAAGTCCTCGGCAAAACGCCCACTGGTGATACTTCACGGCGGACCAGGAATGACTCATCATTATATGCT GCCCCATAAATCGCTCTATTTCAAAGCAGG AATCCCAGTCGTCTTTTATGATCAATTGGGCAATGGCGAATCCTCACATTGTAAAGGTGTATCTCCAGACTTCTGGACCCCCGAGCTGTTTATGGATGAATTGGATAACCTCCTAAAAGCGCTTAAAATAAACGACGATTTCGACCTGCTTGGACAGTCCTGGGGAG GTATGCTTGCAGGACACTATGCCGCTGCACGCTCTCCCCCCGGACTGAAGAGGCTCATTATCGCCAACTCTCCTGCATCTATGGCGCTCACACAGGAGGGAACGGCCAAGTTGCTTGATAAGTTCCCTCCGGAGTTCGTGGCGATGGTTAGAAAACATGAGGCCGAAGGTACATGCGAATCCCCAGAATATCAGGCGGCCACGATGCAGTTTTATCAAAAGCACATTTGCACTTTGAACCCATGGCCAGAGGAACTTAATGCCTCCTTTGGCGCCGTCGCACAGAACCCGACGGTTTATTCCACCAT GGTCGGTCCTTCTGAGTTCAACGTCATTGGAAGCCTCAAGACCTGGTCGATTGTGGACATTCTACATAAGATAACCAACCAGACACTTCTGATATCGTCACCGGAGGATGAGATACAGGAATGTGCAGTCCTTCCGTTCTTCACGCAGATTCCCAAGGTCAAATGGGTGGAACTGCAAAACAGTACACATTTAGCCATGTTCGAGGAGCCAGAGAG ATACATCGGTGTCATTTTGAACTTCTTGGAAAACACAAGCGCATGA
- a CDS encoding Dehydrogenase aclE → MSTTTPIKVGFVGLSTTGWASAVLGPALLQDSLKNTYDLVAVSTSSEESARASAEKYSKEVGHPIEAYFGSTEQIAADPNVDLVAISVKAPYHKALVLPVIQAKKDIFIEWPAGASLEETEEIAEAARVHGVRTIVGLQTRHQAAIQKVRELLSSGIIGTVRSTNITNLIPREGHLWIPFSKEKDLYLVEHKNGATQLHIPILHLLDTVSYLLGDFSSITATSTIAYPTGTVVDNDGKPTPRTYAAQNPDHFSITGILPGGVLANLFWRSGYALGKGRRMYMWEIEGDEGVIRIESSSPFPSVVEPEVYLNGTQVDLDGPTGAVHTIGAAWKDFAEHGSHHATIEDAVKNHKLIDAIEKSAREGKTIHLSL, encoded by the exons AtgtccaccaccaccccgaTCAAAGTCGGCTTCGTTGGCTTGTCTACTACAGGGTGGGCCTCGGCTGTCCTCGGACCTGCACTACTCCAGGACTCTCTCAAGAACACATACGACCTCGTTGCCGTCTCTACCAGCTCAGAAGAATCTGCACGCGCCTCCGCTGAGAAGTACTCGAAAGAGGTTGGACATCCCATCGAGGCGTATTTCGGGAGCACGGAGCAAATCGCTGCCGATCCGAACGTAGACCTAGTAGCGATTTCCGTCAAGGCACCGTACCACAAAGCACTGGTGCTTCCCGTCATTCAAGCGAAGAAGGACATCTTTATCGAATGGCCAGCAGGGGCATCGTTGGAGGAGACAGAGGAGATCGCAGAAGCTGCTCGTGTTCACGGTGTAAGGACCATCGTGGGTCTTCAAACGAGACATCAGGCAGCGATCCAGAAG GTCCGAGAGTTATTGTCTTCGGGTATTATTGGTACTGTCAGGTCCACCAATATT ACGAACCTAATACCGAGGGAAGGGCATCTATGGATTCCATTTTCCAAAGAGAAGGATCTTTATCTCGTGGAGCATAAAAATG GAGCCACACAACTTCACATACCCATTCTTCATTTACTTGACACGGTTTCCTATCTTCTCGGAGACTTCTCGAGCATCACGGCGACGAGTACCATAGCATATCCCACGGGCACTGTGGTCGACAATGATGGAAAACCCACTCCACGAACCTATGCTGCACAGAACCCGGACCATTTCTCCATCACGGGAATTTTACCAGGGGGTGTACTGGCCAACCTGTTCTGGAGATCTGGATATGCCCTAGGAAAAGGGCGACGGATGTACATGTGGGAGATCGAGGGCGACGAGGGCGTTATACGGATAGAGTCGTCTTCGCCCTTCCCTAGCGTTGTCGAGCCTGAGGTGTATTTGAATGGGACGCAGGTCGATTTGGACGGTCCGACAGGTGCCGTGCATACTATTGGAGCTGCTTGGAAAGACTTTGCCGAGCATGGGAGCCATCATGCCACCATCGAGGATGCAGTCAAGAACCATAAGCTCATTGATGCTATTGAGAAAAGCGCAAGGGAAGGGAAAACAATACATCTTTCATTGTAA
- a CDS encoding 4-O-methyltransferase 1 has translation MSASQISQLASLISDSVATLERLTLESQTSIPDLNSFGFDPSSEAFRSAPGVAEAVKVAAAACMQLAAVLLPPTDSLYKLALGEHHSFAVRTCLEANVTEILREAGPEGLHVNEIAAKCGLDPSKLGRIMRYLVIHHIYREVKPYVFTNNRISGTLDTGKPSKEIFSDPESKYESTGFPALISHHLDLDHKCSAIAWDVLKDPVLGHSNEITDTIFSKGLNTDTTYWKFFQQPDNLFRHRRFGYAMKGMGAIQSPDLVFKAFDWNSLKPDSTVVDVGGGIGVTISPLAERYPDLNIVIQDLPIVVEEGKKFWSQKYPHALSSNRVKLQAQDFFDVQPVKNASVFFLKHILHNWPKPYMAKILRRLREAATPETTLIVIDNVLPYACRRSSDSETLSDNGGTYYKEAPEPLLPNYGAVSNSPYTLDLTMMFYFNAQEHTVLGLQSLLESTGWRLIKFHSVDPKNDFLQSVEAVPL, from the exons TATCCCGGATCTGAACTCATTTGGATTCGACCCTTCCTCAGAGGCCTTCCGTTCTGCACCTGGCGTTGCTGAAGCAGTAAAGGTCGCCGCTGCGGCCTGTATGCAGCTGGCAGCGGTTCTACTTCCTCCTACAGATTCGCTTTACAAATTGGCACTCGGA GAACACCACTCTTTTGCGGTGAGGACTTGTTTGGAGGCTAATGTCACAGAGATTTTGCGAGAGGCTGGTCCAGAG GGACTTCACGTCAACGAGATCGCTGCGAAATGTGGGCTCGATCCTTCCAAGCTCG GGCGAATCATGAGATATCTGGTCATTCACCACATCTATCGCGAGGTCAAACCATATGTCTTCACCAACAATAGAATTTCTGGCACATTGGACACCGGGAAACCCTCGAAAGAAATATTTTCCGA TCCAGAAAGCAAATACGAATCAACTGGGTTCCCTGCGCTTATCAGCCATCA TCTGGACCTCGATCATAAGTGCAGTGCGATCGCTTGGGACGTGCTTAAAGATCCGGTCCTCGGACATTCCAACGAAATTACGGATACCATATTTTCCAAGGGCCTCAACACCGATACGACGTACTGGAAGTTCTTCCAACAACCTGACAATTTGTTCAGGCATCGACGATTTGGATATGCGATGAAGGGTATGGGTGCGATTCAATCGCCTGATTTGGTATTTAAAG CGTTTGACTGGAACTCGCTGAAGCCAGATTCCACCGTTGTTGACGTCGGAGGTGGCATAGGAGTTACGATATCTCCTCTGGCTGAAAGGTACCCCGATCTGAATATCGTTATTCAAGATCTTCCTATTGTTGTCGAAGAGGGCAAAAAG TTTTGGTCGCAGAAATATCCTCATGCGCTCTCTAGCAATAGGGTCAAGCTGCAAG CacaagatttctttgatGTCCAACCTGTCAAAAACGCCTCCGTGTTCTTTTTGAAGCACATATTACACAATTGGCCCAAGCCGTATATGGCCAAGATTCTGCGGCGGTTGCGCGAAGCAGCGACGCCTGAAACCACGCTCATTGTCATCGACAACGTCCTTCCCTATGCTTGTAGACGCTCTTCCGACAGCGAGACCCTCTCTGACAATGGAGGGACATACTACAAGGAAGCACCGGAACCTCTTCTCCCTAACTATGGCGCGGTTAGCAACAGTCCATATACATTAGACTTAACT ATGATGTTTTATTTCAACGCTCAGGAACATACTGTATTGGGTCTACAATCTCTCCTGGAAAGCACCGGCTGGCGTTTGATCAAATTCCACTCGGTCGACCCCAAGAATGACTTCTTACAGTCAGTAGAAGCTGTACCACTTTAG